The following are encoded in a window of bacterium SCSIO 12643 genomic DNA:
- the mgtE gene encoding magnesium transporter: MERFEVNSDLGERLQAVLAQGNQEKLKEFLEELHVADIAEILDDLSIEEAEIILSQLDGEDSSNVLMEMDEDQRRKLVERLSPKEIAEKIVENLESDDAADLLGELDDDIKEEVISEIEDVDQASDIIDLLNYDEGTAGALMGKEMVVVQESWDITRSVREMRKQAGEIEQIYTIYVVDDKDVLKGRLPLKKLLTANVHSKMEDILIEDIQGVRTETSQEEVAQIMDKYDLVALPVVDALNRLVGRITIDDVVDVIREEADKDYQMASGIVEDIEYSDSIWQLMRARLPWLIIGVGGSMMSAIVIGGYEKAIATIPALAFFIPMITATGGNVGVQSSAIIVQGLANNTLKTDDLLGKLWKELQQGLLNGLIISVLALVFSLIIFSDFNLGVTISLALFLVILFASITGTLIPLSLEKLNVDPALATGPFITTMNDITGLFIYFLVGQYIYTLIL, from the coding sequence ATGGAACGCTTCGAAGTAAATAGTGATTTGGGAGAACGCCTTCAAGCTGTTTTAGCTCAAGGAAATCAGGAAAAACTAAAGGAGTTTTTAGAAGAACTCCATGTGGCGGATATTGCCGAGATTTTAGATGATTTATCTATCGAAGAGGCTGAAATCATTCTGAGCCAATTAGATGGTGAAGATAGTTCCAATGTCCTGATGGAAATGGACGAAGACCAACGTAGAAAGTTGGTGGAGCGTTTGAGTCCTAAGGAAATTGCAGAGAAGATTGTAGAAAATCTGGAATCGGATGATGCTGCAGATTTACTGGGGGAGCTGGATGATGATATCAAGGAAGAGGTTATCTCGGAGATCGAGGATGTGGATCAGGCGAGTGATATTATTGATCTCTTAAATTATGATGAGGGAACGGCCGGAGCGTTGATGGGGAAAGAGATGGTTGTTGTTCAGGAATCCTGGGATATTACACGAAGTGTTCGTGAAATGAGAAAACAGGCTGGGGAGATTGAGCAGATTTATACCATTTACGTTGTAGATGATAAAGACGTTTTAAAGGGGAGACTTCCATTAAAAAAATTGTTGACCGCAAATGTGCATTCCAAAATGGAAGATATCCTAATTGAGGATATTCAGGGAGTTCGTACAGAAACATCGCAAGAAGAGGTAGCGCAAATCATGGATAAATATGATTTGGTGGCGTTGCCCGTGGTAGATGCTTTAAATCGTTTAGTAGGTAGAATTACGATTGATGATGTGGTAGATGTAATTCGTGAAGAAGCGGATAAGGATTATCAGATGGCGTCTGGTATTGTGGAGGATATTGAGTATTCCGATTCGATTTGGCAATTAATGCGTGCGCGATTACCCTGGTTGATTATTGGAGTTGGAGGCAGTATGATGAGTGCGATTGTTATCGGTGGCTATGAAAAAGCCATTGCAACCATTCCTGCTTTGGCATTTTTTATACCCATGATCACAGCAACCGGAGGTAATGTAGGTGTACAATCTTCAGCAATTATTGTACAGGGTTTGGCCAATAATACCTTAAAAACGGATGATCTTTTAGGTAAACTCTGGAAAGAACTTCAGCAAGGACTTCTTAATGGTCTCATTATTTCGGTGTTGGCACTCGTTTTTAGTTTAATCATTTTCAGTGATTTTAATTTAGGAGTTACCATTAGTCTGGCGTTGTTTTTGGTCATTCTATTTGCATCTATTACAGGGACTTTGATTCCACTGTCACTTGAAAAACTTAATGTAGATCCTGCTTTGGCGACCGGTCCTTTTATTACTACAATGAATGATATTACTGGATTGTTTATCTATTTTCTGGTAGGTCAATACATCTATACTTTGATTCTATAA